agcagagagcttctccactcccgtatccttcaggtcattgttactcagatccagttctttcaggtgtgaggggtttgacttcagagctgagaccagataAGTACAGCCTGTCtttgtgattccacaacctgacagtctggaaaGAGATTATCATGatgacacaaacagaacaaaagttcagaataacattagaatatcctCTATATATTACATCATTATCATGTCAACTCTACTTAAGGACAAActtttaaaactgacattgcctATATATATGACACACAAATGTAACCTCCTACACAGAAATATATCAGTGCTGTCATGTCAACATATATTGTAGATGTAAAaagagggtttgtgtgtgtgtgtgtggtggggggggggttaatttGTGGGGGGTAATTTGCATGACTGTACTTACAGAGCAGTTCTGCAGGTTTTGATCACTGGCAACAACCCCAGAAGACCTTCCTCTGATGTGgagtatttcttcaggtcaaacacatcaatctcctcttctgaagtcagtaacacaaataccagagctgaccactgtgcaggtgacagttcttctctggaGAGACGTCCTGAACTCAGGTACCTTTGGATCTCCTCCACTAGAGAatggtcattcagttcattcagacagtggaacagattgatGCACCTCTCTGAAGAGGGACTCTCCCTGATCTTCTCCTTGATGTACTTGACTGTTTCTCTGTGGGTCTGTGAGCTGCTTCTGGTCTTTGTCAGTAGACCTTGTAAATGCTTCTGatttgactccagtgagagacccagaaggaagcgGAGGAAAAGGTCCAAGTGTCCAGTCTTACTCTGTAAGGCTTTATCCACAGCAATCTTGTAGAATTTGACTtgagactttttttttaaccacatTAAAACTTTACTGATGGTTGATTGttgttcatacattttatttctgttgttgttgattAATGAGCAAAAAACATATACAGCagctagaaactcctgaatGCTCAGATGGACAAAGCAGAACACCTTGTTCTGGTTCAGCTCACATTCCTCTTTAAAgatctgtgtacagactcctgagtaaactgatgcttcattgatatcaatgccacactctttcaggtcttcttcatagaaaatCAGATTGCCTTTCTGTAGCTGTTGAAAAGCCAGTTTTCCCAGTGTCAGAATGATCTCTTTATTCCAGTGTGGATCAGTCCCTTTTTTCCCATCATACtttacattcctgtgtgtggactgaaacacaaggaagtgtgagtacatgtctgttagggTCTTGGGCAGCTCTACTTTATCATCTGTAGTCAAGATGTACTCAAGGATTGTGCCaacgatccaacagaagactggtatgtgacacatgatgtggaggctccttgatgtctttatgtgtgagatgattctgctggccaggtcctcatcactgaatctcttcctgaagtactcctctttctgtgggtctttgaaccctctcacctctgtcaccaggtcaacacaccctgaagggatctgattggctgctgccggtctggtagttatccagaggagagcagagggaagcagatttcccttgatgaggtttgtcagcagcacatccactgaggttgactctgtgacattaaacacacactcattgtTGTAGAAGTCTAGGGGTAATCtacactcatccagaccatcaaagatgaacaCAACTTTGCAATTGTCAAAGTTGGAGAATCCTGGAGTTTCAAAACACTTATCAATAAGATGTAACAAACTTAATTTGTCCTTTAACACATTCAGATTTCGGAATGGAAATGGAAATATACACTGGATGTCCTGATTAGCTTTTCCTTGAACCCAGTCCAGAATGAACTTCTGCACAGACactgtttttccaattccagcCACACCCTTTGTAAGAACGGTTCTGATTGGGTTGTCGTGtccaggtgtgggtttgaagatgtcattacatttgattgctgtctctggtcttgcttgtttcctggttgttttctcaatctgtctcacctcatgttcattattgacctctccacttccaccctctgtgatgtagagctctgtgaaGATGTTATCCAGATGTTTTGTCTTTCCTTGTTTATCTATACCCTCAGATATTTTTTCAGACATATTCTTCAGCTTCTCTTTGAgctttttaatttcagtttgGCACACCACAGCACAGTCATCTAAATTACCAAACAAGGATAAGAGTGTTATGCAACAAAAGTGTACTGTACTCAATATGTGATGGAATATTAAatatgagaaataaaataagaaagggAGAAAGGTATATTACTAATTATCAGTCATTTGCATTTCAAGAAATACCTTGTAAACCATTCAAAAAGGTATTTCATACATTTACTTGAATGGACAAGAAGTTTGCATACAtacaagacaacacattttatttaaactggAAGTAAATATTACCTGTATTGCAGTTCTCCATTAATCTCTCAGCAAGATCGTTCCGGTTCATCTTTTTCAAGACCGCCATTGAGTTCTTCATAGCATTGCCATGGGTGTAGGTCTGCACCATCATATCCACTGTGACTTCTCTGTCAGCATCCTCTAACTTGCTCTTAGGGATGCTGCAAAAGTCTTTCTGAAGGATCATCTCATCAGCATGCTGCAGGTACCATTGAAATGTCTTCAACTCTTTTTTGCCCAGCTTTTGCAGAGTAGCCAGCAGCAGCTCTCGAGCAGCAGTAGCCATTCCAGATCCCCAGATACTTGGAAAAACACAGTAGGATCCTCAATGTAAATTTAGAAAATTTTGTTTAGAAAGGTCTTAAGGTCGAGCAGCAGTGGCCATTCCAGATCCCCAGATACTGGGAAAAACACAGTAGGATCCTCAATGTAAATTTAGAAAATTTTGTTTAGAAAGGTCTTAAAGAAAGATACAAATGCTTTAATATCCAGTACAACCCTACAGCCTTGTTGAGGAGAATTCTGTAGATAACAATGTCATTTAATTTGCAGGccaccaaaatattttttggggaagTTGGTTTTGCAGTGCATTTCCTATATCTACAGTATAACATGTAAAGCCTCAGGATATAACAGGATCTTCAAACTAAGTACCGGTCTCCTGAGCCTCTGCAGCACAGACACGTCCatgatgaccacaaacacaccgCAGGATATTAAAACAGATTGATACAAACGTGGTCCTTAACTAGTGCAAATGTGCATATTCCTATTATGTCACATGGCGCAAACAAGGGTATAGTGATGTGGGGCTCTGTTCCCATTGAGCAAAGGATGTtgcaaaatacattgaaaagacattgaaaagacgtctttcaaattattttgctcagTGGCTTTTCACTGCTGTTTACCCACCTCTTGTAGGCAGGAGCTCATGAAGGTTAGGCTGCCTGGTGTTTAATAACCTTTGTGGCTCCTTTCATAAAGACACACTTGCTTCCAGGCAGAAGGAAGCACTCCTAGCACCACCCACTGCTAGCACCTCTGGCAGTTGTAACACCTCAAAGTCTTGACAACATATGGCCTCACAGAATAACTCATATCTCCATGGTAACCATAATATGCAGCACACTGTCCTCAGAACACAACAGAACTGTCAGACTGTGCCCCCGAACACCATCCCTCAACGCTTGCAGCCTTTGAACTTTCATAAGCCGCCTCACCTCAAATTACCCTCAATTTCTCTACTATCAAAACTCAAAGTCCCCCCAGTTATCACCCCTTTGACCCATTGCTTCCCTGTCTGAGCCTCCACCCGGCTCGACCCCACCTTAAGACCTCCTACCTGCTTCACCCCCAAGGCCCTATTTCTCTGCTCCTGATCCCTACACACTATGACAACCTCCCCCCCCTTCAACACATTAGCCCCCACCACATCCCCTACTTCTTTGTGGATTGCAGCTGTTTGTTTCATTGGACTCATCCCCcctacacccccaccctccatAAACATCAGCACTATTGTGTTGCCCATATCCATGTCACCTGCTTCTGacccttcctcccttcctccacactaccctctccccctcccctgtcacCATTACCATTACCCATACTGTCAACCATACGTCTCttgttcccctctccctccattacCCATACTGTCAACCATACGTCTCttgttcccctctccctccattacCCATACTGTCAACCTTACGTCTCTTgttcccctcttcctccattacCCATACTGTCAACCTTACGTCTCttgttcccctctccctccattacCCATACTGTCAACCTTACGTCTCTTgttcccctcttcctccattacCCATACTGTCAACCTTACGTCTCttgttcccctctccctccattacCCATACTGTCAACCTTGCGTCTCttgttcccctctccctccattacCCATACTGTCAGATGTAGTCTCttgttcccctctccctccattacCCATACTGTCAACCTTACGTCTCttgttcccctctccctccattacCCATACTGTCAAATGTAGTCTAttgttcccctctccctccattacCCATATTGTCAACTGTAATCTCttgttcccctctccctccattacCCATACTGTCAAATGTAGTCCCTTgttcccctcttcctccattacCCATACTGTCAAATGTAGTCTCTTGTTCCCCTCTCCCTACATTACACATACTGTCAAATGTAGTCTCttgttcccctctccctccattacCCATACTGTCAGATGTAGTCTCTTGTTCCCCTCTCCCTACATTACCCACACTGTCAGATGTAGTCTCttgttcccctctccctccattacCCATACTGTCAAATGTAGTCTCttgttcccctctccctccattgcCCATACTGTCAACTGTAGTCTCttgttcccctctccctccattgcCCTGTCCAATCTTTTCAAACCCCCTTGGGTACCTCCCCTATCCCGTTCCTTATGCTTACCAGTCTTGCCCTTAACTGTACCGCTATGCTCCACAGCTGCGTCACTCACCCCTCCAATATCGCCCATCCTGACCCAGGCACAACACAACCATGCCCAACCATCACCGCCAACAGGCCCTTgtaacaaaataatacaaacaaagaaaatgctCCCATGCTGTTGAAAACAAGAATCGAGCTAGCTGATGGGCTAATATTGAAGGCAGTCATATGACATTACCCAGGCCTcatgttaatgatccttttcctTCTTGATGGTGTCGCACCATGGGGTTTAAACATGAGCACATGCGCATCAGAGGCTACAGTCCTCCTGTcatatttgtacaactggacggcattatattttacttgtacaagtgaCTGTATAATCGCCAAAAACACAATATCACATTACGATCTCGAACGAATAACTATGTTAAGCTTCTTTACACTACTATTGTGGACTCTCATTATGGCCCGAAGAGAGATTCACCCACGTGATAATTTAATGTGGCCTAGACACAGGAGTTTCTAGGTCTCACTTGTACGAATAACAATGAAGCTTCTATACACCAGTCTACGCCCTACTCAACTAGACTGGACTTTCCATACCCACACAGAAAGGTCCCACACAATAAAAATCAGGGCGTAGATAGGGGAATTAAGTAGGTCATCTTCAACTGCAAAAATGCAAAATGAGCCCCtaacccagcaagcaacacgccaccGGCCCACTAGCTTTCTCCCGCTGCGGCCGCCGAACGTTTCTGCAAATCTGCAGGCTTTTTGTTTTACAGCGCGCTTGGCAGTCGGCCATTTTCATCACAATGCCttccaacaataccctgatcagcagctcaccagcggcccgacgggGGCTAGCTGCTTTTTTGCACTAAACCCAGTGGGATGCCTcatgccccaatattaggttttatttataataatcctttacaataattttggtcatatcacaaatgacaatgtactgaattaaatataaacagtttttttcaaataaGGCAAgatgcataattttttttttaaaacaggcaTTGTACAGCAAgcgtacaaaataaacatgtgaaaaataaatccaatCCCTCGGGGATACAGGAGATGTGTATGTACgtatcacatacagtggggcaaaaaggtatttagtcagccacattagtctcacagttgaagtgtacctatgatgataattacaggcctctctcatctttttaagtgggagaacttgcacaattggtggctgactaaatacttttttgccccactgtacagtggggagaacaagtacttgatatactgccgattttgcaggttttcccacttacaaagcatgtagaagtctgttatttttatcataggtactcttcaactgtgagtgacagaaacaaaaatccagaacatcacattgtatgatttttaagaaattaattagcattttattgcatgacataagtatttgatacttatgtatcagaacttaatatttggtacagaaacctttatttgcaattacagagatcatatgtttcctgtagttcttgaccaggtttgcacacactccagcagggattttggctcactcctccatacagaccttctccagatccttcaggtttcggggctgttgctgtgCAATACAAACATTCAAAGATTTtgtatggggttcaggtctggagactggctaggccattccaggaccttgagatgcttcttacggagccactcattagttgccctggctgtgtgtttcgggtcgttgtcatgctggaagacccagccacaatcCATCTTCAATGGTCTTACTGAGGTAAGGAAGTTGttagccaagatctcgcgatacatggccccatccatcctcgaTGTTTCCACCTCGATGCTTCATggctgggatggtgttcttggggttgtactcatccttcttcttcctccaaacacagcgagtggagtttagaccaaaaagctctatttttgtctcatcagaccacatgaccttctcccattcctcctctggatcatccagatggtcattggcaaacttcagaagggctTGGActtgcgctggcttgagcaaggggaccttgcgtgccctacaggattttaatccatgagggtgtagtgtgttactaatggttttctttgagactgtggtcccagctctcttcaggtcattgaccaggtcctgccaggTTGttatgggctgatccctcaccttcctgatgatcattgatgccccacaaggtgagatcttgcatggagccccagaccgagggagattgaccgtcatcttgaacttcttccattttctaataatttccccaacagttgttgccttctcaccaagctgtttgcctattgtcctgtagcccatcccagccttgtgcaggtctacaattgtattcctgatgtccttacacacctctctggtcttggccattgtggagaggttggagtctgtttgattgagtgtgtggacaggtgtcttttatacaggtaacgagttcaaacaggtgtagttaattcaggcaatgaatggagaacaggaaagaaaaactaacaggtctgtgagagctggaattcttactggttggtaggtgatcaaatacttatgtaatgtaataaaatgcaaattaattatttaaaaatcatacaatgtgattttctggatttttgttttagattccatctctcacagttgaagtgtagctatgataaaaatgacagaccactacatgctttgtaagtaggaaaacctgtaaaattggcagtgtattaaatacttgttctccccactgtatatatatataaatatttatatatattttttttatatatagtatTTAACTATAATGTGTGAAAGGATTTCACTATTGTGTGTGAGAGGTGTTTCAGTAAAACCGGAAAGCCTTCCGGTCAACAAAAATGCACAATTCACAGCGTGATTCACGTGTTGATCGTCTGCCACGTTGTTCACAACACTAATCTGCCCAACATCCTGCAAGCCTAACTGAGGCAGCAGCGTTACTTCACACTGTGCTGGTGTCAGCAGAGACCATCAGAACCTTGTCAAATGCCACAACAGTCGGGCagcgtttcagtagtgtatataagagcgtttcacttgtatgtatgagagcttttcagtagtgtatataagagtgTTTCACTTGAATGTATGAGAGTGTTTCaattgtatgtatgagagcttttcagtactgtatataagagcgtttcacttgtatgtatgagagcttttcagtagtgcaTATAAGAGTGTTTCACTTGAATTTATGAGAGTGTTTCaattgtatgtatgagagcttttcagtagtgtatataagagtgttttacttgtatgtatgagagcttttca
This is a stretch of genomic DNA from Esox lucius isolate fEsoLuc1 chromosome 11, fEsoLuc1.pri, whole genome shotgun sequence. It encodes these proteins:
- the LOC114840341 gene encoding NLR family CARD domain-containing protein 3-like isoform X2 — encoded protein: MATAARELLLATLQKLGKKELKTFQWYLQHADEMILQKDFCSIPKSKLEDADREVTVDMMVQTYTHGNAMKNSMAVLKKMNRNDLAERLMENCNTDDCAVVCQTEIKKLKEKLKNMSEKISEGIDKQGKTKHLDNIFTELYITEGGSGEVNNEHEVRQIEKTTRKQARPETAIKCNDIFKPTPGHDNPIRTVLTKGVAGIGKTVSVQKFILDWVQGKANQDIQCIFPFPFRNLNVLKDKLSLLHLIDKCFETPGFSNFDNCKVVFIFDGLDECRLPLDFYNNECVFNVTESTSVDVLLTNLIKGNLLPSALLWITTRPAAANQIPSGCVDLVTEVRGFKDPQKEEYFRKRFSDEDLASRIISHIKTSRSLHIMCHIPVFCWIVGTILEYILTTDDKVELPKTLTDMYSHFLVFQSTHRNVKYDGKKGTDPHWNKEIILTLGKLAFQQLQKGNLIFYEEDLKECGIDINEASVYSGVCTQIFKEECELNQNKVFCFVHLSIQEFLAAVYVFCSLINNNRNKMYEQQSTISKVLMWLKKKSQVKFYKIAVDKALQSKTGHLDLFLRFLLGLSLESNQKHLQGLLTKTRSSSQTHRETVKYIKEKIRESPSSERCINLFHCLNELNDHSLVEEIQRYLSSGRLSREELSPAQWSALVFVLLTSEEEIDVFDLKKYSTSEEGLLGLLPVIKTCRTALLSGCGITKKGCASLVSALKSNPSHLKELDLSNNDLKDTGVEKISVLLKEPQCRLETLRLSGCRITKKGCASLVSALKSNPSHLNELDLSNNQPTDSGVEKLSALLKDPQCRLETLRD
- the LOC114840341 gene encoding NLR family CARD domain-containing protein 3-like isoform X1; this encodes MATAARELLLATLQKLGKKELKTFQWYLQHADEMILQKDFCSIPKSKLEDADREVTVDMMVQTYTHGNAMKNSMAVLKKMNRNDLAERLMENCNTDDCAVVCQTEIKKLKEKLKNMSEKISEGIDKQGKTKHLDNIFTELYITEGGSGEVNNEHEVRQIEKTTRKQARPETAIKCNDIFKPTPGHDNPIRTVLTKGVAGIGKTVSVQKFILDWVQGKANQDIQCIFPFPFRNLNVLKDKLSLLHLIDKCFETPGFSNFDNCKVVFIFDGLDECRLPLDFYNNECVFNVTESTSVDVLLTNLIKGNLLPSALLWITTRPAAANQIPSGCVDLVTEVRGFKDPQKEEYFRKRFSDEDLASRIISHIKTSRSLHIMCHIPVFCWIVGTILEYILTTDDKVELPKTLTDMYSHFLVFQSTHRNVKYDGKKGTDPHWNKEIILTLGKLAFQQLQKGNLIFYEEDLKECGIDINEASVYSGVCTQIFKEECELNQNKVFCFVHLSIQEFLAAVYVFCSLINNNRNKMYEQQSTISKVLMWLKKKSQVKFYKIAVDKALQSKTGHLDLFLRFLLGLSLESNQKHLQGLLTKTRSSSQTHRETVKYIKEKIRESPSSERCINLFHCLNELNDHSLVEEIQRYLSSGRLSREELSPAQWSALVFVLLTSEEEIDVFDLKKYSTSEEGLLGLLPVIKTCRTALLSGCGITKKGCASLVSALKSNPSHLKELDLSNNDLKDTGVEKISVLLKEPQCRLETLRLSGCRITKKGCASLVSALKSNPSHLNELDLSNNQPTDSGVEKLSALLKDPQCRLETLSPELPAGQSPQPPAQWDFLRV